One Legionella hackeliae DNA segment encodes these proteins:
- the prmA gene encoding 50S ribosomal protein L11 methyltransferase gives MWYELKIDQCHRDEVEQLSEALEETGALSITLTDKNDVPVLEPEPGTTPLWPDVIINALYTDENDAKQAMQNLMPQYQHLHFSIHDLPDQDWERAWMDDFKPQRFGNNLWICPSWIEPPEPQAVNLILDPGLAFGTGTHPTTALCLTWLDETALEGKTLIDYGCGSGILALAALKLGANKVHAVDIDEQALQATLNNAINNIDDSSQLHVGFPDSLTTKVDIVIANILLAPLLNLQTKFKEFLNEKGMLVVSGILQEQAASLIETYDADFNHCSTQNMDGWSLLVFTRR, from the coding sequence GTGTGGTATGAGTTAAAAATTGATCAATGCCACCGTGACGAGGTTGAGCAATTAAGCGAAGCGCTAGAGGAAACTGGCGCTTTATCCATTACTCTGACAGATAAAAATGACGTGCCAGTACTAGAACCTGAACCCGGCACTACACCATTGTGGCCTGATGTCATTATCAATGCACTTTATACGGATGAAAATGACGCCAAGCAGGCCATGCAAAATCTGATGCCTCAGTACCAGCATTTACATTTTTCTATCCATGATTTGCCTGATCAAGATTGGGAGCGTGCTTGGATGGATGATTTTAAACCCCAACGTTTTGGTAACAATTTATGGATTTGTCCATCCTGGATTGAGCCTCCTGAACCTCAAGCAGTAAATTTGATTCTAGATCCAGGTTTAGCGTTTGGTACCGGTACTCACCCAACAACAGCACTTTGTTTAACCTGGCTTGATGAAACAGCACTAGAGGGAAAAACACTCATTGATTATGGTTGCGGCTCGGGAATTCTTGCACTTGCCGCCTTAAAACTTGGAGCAAACAAAGTTCATGCCGTCGATATTGACGAGCAAGCTTTACAAGCGACATTAAACAATGCTATCAACAACATTGATGATTCCTCACAATTGCATGTAGGTTTTCCAGACAGTCTGACTACCAAAGTTGATATTGTAATCGCCAATATTTTGCTGGCGCCATTACTTAATCTACAAACTAAATTTAAAGAATTTCTCAACGAAAAAGGCATGTTGGTAGTTTCTGGAATTTTACAAGAGCAAGCGGCATCATTAATTGAAACCTACGACGCTGATTTTAATCACTGTAGTACGCAAAATATGGATGGCTGGTCTTTATTGGTATTTACCCGCCGTTAA
- the accC gene encoding acetyl-CoA carboxylase biotin carboxylase subunit — protein sequence MLSKIVIANRGEIALRILRACKELGIQTVAVHSDVDKDLLHVRLADETVCIGPASSQKSYLNIPAIISAAEITDAVAIHPGYGFLSENADFADIVEQSGFRFIGPRGDTIRLMGDKVSAIAAMKKAGVPCVPGSDGPLTDDDDRNLELGRKIGYPVIIKAAGGGGGRGMRVVQTESNLLNAIALTRSEAKAAFNNSMVYMEKFLENPRHVEFQVLGDGKGNAIHLGERDCSMQRRHQKVVEEAPAPGITPELRAEIGTSVINACRELKYRGAGTFEFLYQDGCFYFIEMNTRIQVEHPVTELITGIDLVKEQIKIASEIPFTLTQEDIKFRGHAIECRINAEDARTFMPSPGTIRLLHQPGGPGIRFDSHIYSSYTVPPNYDSMIGKLIAYGETRAEAFARMRNALDEIIIDGIKTNIELHERILRDKAFMQGGTNIHYLEKMLKEQSSVV from the coding sequence ATGCTCAGTAAAATTGTTATCGCTAATCGTGGCGAAATCGCCCTACGTATTTTACGTGCTTGTAAAGAACTTGGCATTCAAACTGTGGCCGTCCATTCCGACGTTGATAAAGACTTGCTTCATGTGCGTTTAGCCGATGAAACCGTATGTATTGGTCCAGCAAGCTCTCAAAAAAGTTACTTAAATATCCCAGCCATTATTTCGGCAGCGGAAATTACCGATGCAGTTGCCATCCATCCTGGTTATGGTTTCTTATCAGAAAATGCTGATTTTGCAGATATTGTTGAGCAAAGCGGTTTTCGTTTTATTGGTCCCCGCGGTGATACCATTCGTTTAATGGGCGATAAAGTATCTGCCATTGCCGCCATGAAAAAAGCAGGTGTTCCCTGCGTCCCCGGATCTGACGGTCCTCTAACTGATGATGATGATCGCAACTTGGAGTTAGGTCGCAAAATTGGCTACCCAGTCATTATTAAAGCAGCGGGTGGCGGTGGTGGTCGCGGTATGCGTGTTGTTCAAACCGAATCGAATTTGCTCAATGCAATTGCGTTGACTCGCAGCGAAGCAAAAGCAGCGTTTAATAATTCCATGGTTTACATGGAAAAGTTTTTAGAAAATCCACGTCATGTCGAATTTCAAGTATTAGGGGATGGTAAGGGTAATGCAATACATCTGGGAGAACGTGATTGTTCCATGCAGCGTCGCCATCAAAAAGTGGTCGAAGAAGCCCCTGCACCAGGAATTACTCCTGAATTGCGAGCTGAAATTGGAACCTCTGTGATTAATGCTTGTCGAGAGCTTAAGTATAGAGGCGCCGGAACCTTTGAGTTTTTATACCAGGATGGCTGTTTTTATTTCATTGAAATGAACACACGTATTCAGGTTGAGCATCCTGTTACAGAATTGATTACTGGAATCGATCTGGTTAAAGAGCAAATCAAAATTGCCAGTGAAATTCCCTTCACCTTAACCCAGGAAGACATTAAATTCCGCGGGCATGCTATCGAATGCCGTATTAATGCGGAAGATGCAAGAACCTTTATGCCATCTCCTGGTACGATACGTTTACTCCATCAACCCGGTGGGCCTGGTATTCGCTTCGATTCTCATATTTATAGCAGTTATACTGTACCTCCCAATTATGATTCCATGATCGGCAAATTAATTGCTTATGGTGAAACTCGTGCAGAAGCATTTGCCAGAATGCGTAATGCACTGGATGAAATCATTATTGATGGTATTAAAACTAACATTGAATTACATGAGCGTATTTTGCGAGACAAGGCATTTATGCAAGGTGGAACCAATATTCATTATCTTGAAAAGATGTTAAAGGAACAATCTAGTGTGGTATGA
- the accB gene encoding acetyl-CoA carboxylase biotin carboxyl carrier protein produces the protein MDIRKIKKLIELLEETGISEIEIKEGEESVRLSRHSFPVEQPAQIRYVTPPPQQAIAQPAVAAPVAAMSESKAAAPTTKGHKVRSPMVGTMYISPSPDAAPFVTVGQSVKVGDTLCIVEAMKMFNEIEADRTGKIIEILVANGEPVEYDQPLFVIEE, from the coding sequence ATGGATATTCGAAAAATCAAAAAATTAATTGAATTATTAGAAGAGACGGGTATATCTGAAATTGAAATCAAAGAAGGGGAAGAATCCGTTCGTTTAAGTCGTCATAGCTTTCCAGTGGAACAACCTGCGCAAATTCGCTATGTCACGCCCCCTCCTCAACAAGCCATAGCTCAACCTGCTGTTGCAGCACCTGTTGCCGCAATGAGTGAAAGCAAAGCCGCAGCGCCAACCACAAAAGGCCATAAAGTACGCTCTCCAATGGTAGGCACCATGTATATATCGCCTTCTCCCGATGCAGCGCCTTTCGTCACTGTAGGTCAAAGCGTTAAAGTGGGCGATACGCTTTGTATCGTTGAAGCGATGAAGATGTTTAATGAAATTGAAGCTGACCGAACCGGTAAAATTATTGAAATTCTGGTGGCTAATGGTGAACCAGTTGAATATGACCAACCCCTATTTGTCATTGAAGAATAA
- the aroQ gene encoding type II 3-dehydroquinate dehydratase yields MKKILVLNGPNLNRLGLREPEVYGSETLNELNNLLIEQAKTAGFTLVSRQSNSEAELIGIIHQAADDNVDYLIINPAAFTHTSIALRDALLAVKLPFIEVHISNIYARETFRHHSYFSDIATGVISGLGVKGYTLALQAIINELNQ; encoded by the coding sequence ATGAAAAAAATACTTGTTCTTAACGGACCTAATTTAAACCGTTTAGGCTTACGTGAGCCTGAAGTATACGGTTCAGAAACTCTAAATGAGTTAAATAACTTGTTAATCGAACAAGCCAAGACAGCAGGTTTTACGCTTGTAAGCCGTCAAAGCAATAGTGAAGCTGAACTGATTGGTATAATTCACCAAGCAGCCGATGATAACGTAGATTATCTCATTATCAACCCCGCTGCTTTCACTCATACCAGCATTGCACTACGCGATGCGTTACTCGCGGTTAAGCTGCCTTTTATTGAGGTACATATCAGTAACATTTATGCCCGGGAAACCTTTCGGCATCATTCCTATTTCTCCGATATCGCCACAGGCGTTATCAGTGGGTTGGGAGTTAAGGGATACACCCTGGCTCTACAAGCAATCATCAACGAATTAAACCAATAG
- a CDS encoding elongation factor P hydroxylase — MSCLEYHYQDLITIFDNCFAEKYNTRLVKGDDEPIYLPADEERPYHAIVFAHGFFSSALHECSHWLIAGKERRKLVDYGYWYEPDGRSAEQQQIFQRVEAKPQALEWILSVAAGYQFRISIDNLNGPALDAEEFKRAIYQQVSLYCKTGLTPRIAHFRNALCQFYATSPHLELDQFNLSSL; from the coding sequence TTGAGCTGTTTGGAATATCACTATCAAGATTTAATAACAATTTTTGATAATTGTTTTGCCGAAAAATATAACACAAGACTAGTCAAAGGCGATGATGAGCCAATTTATCTCCCCGCAGATGAAGAAAGACCCTATCATGCTATTGTTTTTGCTCATGGTTTTTTTAGTAGTGCACTCCATGAGTGTTCTCATTGGTTAATTGCTGGCAAAGAGCGTAGAAAATTAGTGGATTATGGTTATTGGTATGAACCTGATGGCCGCAGCGCAGAACAACAACAAATTTTTCAACGTGTTGAGGCAAAGCCTCAAGCGTTGGAATGGATTTTATCAGTTGCCGCCGGTTATCAATTTCGAATTAGTATTGATAATCTTAATGGGCCTGCTTTAGATGCTGAAGAATTTAAACGAGCGATTTACCAACAGGTTTCTTTATATTGTAAAACGGGTCTAACGCCAAGAATAGCACATTTTAGAAATGCACTTTGTCAATTTTATGCGACTTCGCCACACTTGGAATTAGATCAATTCAATCTTAGCTCACTTTAA
- the oadA gene encoding sodium-extruding oxaloacetate decarboxylase subunit alpha, which produces MPTVHITDVTLRDAHQCLIATRMRTEDMLPACPKMDKVGFWAMEVWGGATFDACLRFLKEDPWLRLRQLRKVLPNTRLSMLLRGQNLLGYRHYADDVVQAFVKLAANNGVDVFRVFDALNDVRNLRVALQAVKANKKHAQGTICYTTSPVHTLESFVDLGKALTEMGCDSIAIKDMAGLLTPSATVELYEALAQATQLPIHLHSHSTSGLASMCHYQAILAGCTHIDTAISSFSGGASHPATESLVAALTETEFDTGLDLNLLLDIGEYFKQVRKKYQQFESEARDIDPRVQVYQVPGGMISNLYSQLKEQQALDKIDAVQAEIPRVRHDLGYPPLVTPTSQIVGTQAVMNVLTGERYKTITNEVKLYCQGKYGAAPGKISPGLRKKAIGHTEAIDVRPADLIPNELNRLRQEIGELAKSDEDVLSFAMFPEIGRQFLHERKHNTLQPEPLITEPNTTTNSNLSEFDITLHGENYHVKIAGYGERERGQQACFLWVDGVPEEVIITEEEEESEDAHAKTSNKKKTSSPGDITVAMPGSIVNLTVVVGQKVNAGQTLLVLEAMKMETEIQAPFGGTITEIFCQKGDKVTPAQVLLHLEKGN; this is translated from the coding sequence ATGCCAACAGTACATATAACTGATGTTACTTTACGTGATGCACATCAATGTTTAATCGCGACTCGGATGCGCACTGAAGACATGCTGCCGGCTTGCCCCAAAATGGACAAAGTTGGTTTTTGGGCGATGGAGGTATGGGGTGGGGCAACCTTTGATGCTTGCTTACGCTTTTTAAAAGAAGACCCATGGCTTCGCTTGCGACAGTTACGAAAAGTCTTGCCTAACACACGCTTGTCAATGTTATTGCGTGGGCAAAATTTATTAGGTTATCGCCATTATGCCGATGATGTGGTGCAGGCCTTTGTTAAATTGGCGGCGAATAATGGTGTTGATGTTTTTCGCGTCTTTGATGCATTAAATGATGTTCGCAATTTGCGTGTCGCTCTTCAAGCAGTTAAAGCGAATAAAAAACACGCTCAAGGAACAATTTGTTATACAACAAGTCCAGTACATACGCTTGAAAGTTTTGTGGATTTGGGCAAAGCATTGACTGAAATGGGCTGTGATAGCATTGCAATCAAAGACATGGCAGGATTATTAACGCCAAGCGCCACAGTGGAACTTTATGAGGCGTTAGCGCAAGCCACCCAACTACCTATTCATCTCCATAGCCACTCAACCTCTGGTCTAGCCAGCATGTGTCATTACCAGGCTATCCTTGCAGGTTGCACCCATATTGATACAGCCATTTCCTCGTTCTCAGGTGGGGCATCGCACCCGGCGACGGAGTCCCTGGTTGCCGCCTTGACGGAGACAGAGTTTGATACGGGTTTGGATTTAAATTTATTGCTGGATATTGGTGAATATTTCAAACAGGTTCGAAAAAAATATCAGCAATTTGAAAGTGAAGCGCGTGATATAGACCCTCGGGTCCAAGTTTATCAAGTTCCTGGTGGGATGATTTCAAATTTGTATAGTCAACTGAAAGAACAGCAAGCACTGGATAAGATTGATGCGGTGCAAGCTGAAATTCCACGTGTTCGTCACGATTTAGGCTATCCACCTTTGGTAACACCAACTTCGCAAATTGTTGGTACTCAGGCTGTGATGAATGTTTTAACGGGCGAACGCTATAAGACAATTACTAATGAAGTTAAATTGTATTGTCAGGGTAAATATGGGGCGGCACCCGGAAAAATAAGTCCTGGTTTACGTAAAAAGGCAATAGGTCATACGGAAGCAATTGATGTAAGACCTGCAGATTTAATTCCTAATGAGCTAAATCGATTGCGCCAGGAAATCGGAGAGTTGGCAAAAAGTGACGAAGATGTTCTGTCTTTTGCAATGTTTCCGGAAATTGGTAGACAATTTTTGCATGAGCGTAAACATAATACACTTCAACCTGAACCACTCATTACTGAACCTAATACTACTACGAATAGCAATCTGTCAGAGTTTGATATCACGCTCCATGGAGAAAATTACCATGTAAAAATTGCAGGCTATGGGGAGCGCGAAAGAGGACAACAGGCGTGTTTCTTATGGGTTGATGGGGTGCCTGAGGAAGTAATTATTACTGAAGAAGAGGAAGAGTCTGAAGACGCTCATGCGAAAACCTCCAATAAGAAAAAAACGTCCAGTCCTGGGGATATTACCGTGGCCATGCCTGGGTCCATTGTCAATCTTACCGTGGTAGTCGGACAGAAAGTAAACGCGGGACAGACATTGTTGGTTCTTGAAGCTATGAAAATGGAAACTGAAATTCAAGCACCGTTTGGTGGTACAATTACCGAAATATTTTGCCAAAAAGGGGATAAGGTAACACCGGCGCAAGTTTTACTGCATTTAGAGAAAGGGAACTAA
- a CDS encoding L-threonylcarbamoyladenylate synthase: MSTIITDVELAKTHLQRGEIVAIPTETVYGLAGNAENDEAIHKIYALKQRPLNHPLIMHVAQDWDLSKWVSFVPEYARILIDKFWPGPLTLVLKSNLATVSPLITGGQDTIALRSPKHPIAQKLLQELNFPLVAPSANPFGKISPTTAEHVRDSFKENELLILDGGRCQVGIESTILAAIAPDQYKILRHGVITEQQISAILPQKAAREESSIRVPGKLASHYQPEKPLYCFENAAAIQQFCERIQEAVFVISFAEFNQHPSHLYYKMPVSAEQYAFELYYQLRHADQSQASCIAIELPPAGVNWEGVRERILKAAYR; encoded by the coding sequence ATGAGCACCATTATTACTGATGTTGAATTAGCTAAAACCCATTTACAACGGGGAGAGATTGTTGCGATTCCTACAGAAACGGTCTACGGACTTGCCGGAAACGCAGAAAATGATGAAGCTATTCATAAAATTTACGCACTCAAACAAAGACCACTCAATCACCCATTGATTATGCATGTTGCTCAAGATTGGGATTTATCAAAATGGGTCTCGTTTGTTCCTGAATACGCACGTATTTTAATTGATAAGTTTTGGCCTGGACCATTAACTTTAGTACTAAAAAGTAATCTGGCGACAGTAAGCCCTTTAATTACCGGCGGACAAGATACCATTGCATTGCGAAGTCCCAAACACCCCATAGCTCAGAAACTTCTACAAGAGCTTAATTTTCCTCTGGTGGCTCCCTCTGCAAATCCTTTTGGCAAAATCAGCCCAACCACAGCGGAGCATGTTCGTGACAGTTTTAAAGAGAATGAATTATTGATTCTTGATGGCGGGCGATGCCAGGTTGGTATTGAATCTACGATTCTTGCGGCGATAGCTCCCGACCAATACAAGATTTTGCGTCATGGGGTGATAACAGAACAACAAATTTCAGCGATTCTGCCACAAAAAGCAGCCCGAGAAGAGAGTTCTATTAGAGTTCCTGGAAAATTAGCAAGCCATTATCAACCTGAAAAACCGCTCTATTGTTTTGAGAATGCTGCGGCTATTCAGCAGTTTTGCGAACGCATTCAAGAGGCAGTGTTTGTAATTTCTTTTGCCGAATTTAACCAGCATCCCTCGCATTTATACTACAAAATGCCAGTCTCAGCAGAGCAATATGCGTTTGAGCTGTATTATCAATTACGCCATGCTGATCAATCCCAGGCCTCTTGTATTGCAATAGAGTTGCCCCCTGCAGGAGTGAACTGGGAAGGTGTTCGGGAGCGGATCCTGAAAGCTGCCTATCGCTAA
- the proA gene encoding zinc metalloprotease ProA — MHTNFYLSPLVASLALTMASSAKAAEPISLQTESFKQLQQQFHLNLPGVSKQASSITVNNLQFLKQHTDKNHVTHIRMQQEYAGFPVIGGYAIVHSYSNAKSLLSAQKDATMNGKVYRDLQKELGQPAADFVKNGQVALEKFKAPYQNKDLSAEQVTPVVYMDDNNQAHWAYKVSIFVRHTDKIPEKPTAYVDAVSFKPFVQWNDVKTARIPAKGMGFGGNNKVGLFSYGRDFPLLDITREKIGSTCYLENTDVKVVDMEHEYYSNNKPMKFRCKKSIDNTTLTFWTGRDGDGYDRDNGAYSPTNDALYAGYVIKHMYFDWYGVQALTKSDGSPMKLVMRVHYGDGYENAYWDGEQMTFGDGESMMYPLVSLGVGAHEISHGFTEQHSNLEYYGQSGGMNEAFSDMAAQAAEFYSVGKSSWQIGAEIMKEDSGWDALRYMDKPSRDGSSIDSADEYNSGLDVHYSSGVFNHLYYILANKPGWDSRKAFDVMVKANMDYWTPNSSFDEGGCGVLAAARDYNYSLEDVKASLGEVAVKYDFCNLTTPSK; from the coding sequence ATGCATACAAATTTTTATTTATCACCGTTAGTTGCAAGTTTAGCACTTACCATGGCATCTTCTGCTAAAGCGGCTGAACCGATTTCTCTGCAAACGGAATCCTTTAAACAACTACAGCAGCAATTCCACTTAAACCTCCCCGGTGTTAGTAAACAAGCTTCTTCAATTACTGTTAACAATTTACAGTTTCTTAAGCAACACACGGATAAAAATCACGTGACTCATATTCGTATGCAACAAGAATATGCCGGTTTCCCTGTTATCGGTGGTTATGCAATAGTTCACAGCTATAGTAATGCAAAAAGCCTTTTGAGTGCGCAAAAAGATGCAACCATGAACGGTAAAGTTTATCGTGATTTACAAAAAGAATTAGGGCAACCTGCTGCAGATTTTGTAAAAAATGGTCAAGTTGCTTTAGAAAAGTTTAAAGCCCCTTACCAAAATAAAGATCTAAGTGCTGAGCAAGTAACGCCTGTTGTTTACATGGATGATAACAACCAGGCCCATTGGGCATATAAAGTCAGTATTTTTGTACGTCATACTGATAAAATTCCTGAGAAACCAACTGCCTATGTTGATGCTGTATCATTCAAACCCTTTGTTCAGTGGAATGATGTTAAAACAGCTCGTATTCCAGCAAAAGGTATGGGTTTTGGCGGTAATAACAAAGTTGGCTTGTTTTCTTATGGAAGAGACTTTCCATTGTTAGATATTACTCGTGAAAAAATTGGTAGTACCTGTTATCTGGAAAATACCGATGTCAAAGTTGTTGATATGGAACATGAATATTATTCCAATAATAAGCCCATGAAATTCAGATGTAAAAAGTCTATAGATAACACTACTCTCACTTTCTGGACAGGTCGTGATGGTGACGGATATGACAGAGACAACGGTGCTTACTCACCAACAAATGATGCATTGTATGCCGGTTATGTCATCAAACATATGTATTTTGATTGGTATGGCGTGCAAGCGTTAACCAAGTCTGATGGTTCACCAATGAAATTAGTGATGCGTGTTCACTATGGTGATGGTTATGAAAACGCTTATTGGGATGGTGAGCAAATGACCTTCGGTGATGGTGAATCGATGATGTATCCTTTGGTATCACTGGGTGTTGGTGCACATGAGATTAGCCATGGTTTTACTGAACAACATTCTAACCTGGAGTACTATGGTCAATCTGGTGGAATGAATGAGGCTTTTTCGGATATGGCTGCTCAAGCTGCTGAATTCTATTCAGTAGGAAAAAGCAGTTGGCAAATCGGCGCTGAAATCATGAAAGAAGACAGCGGTTGGGATGCTTTGCGTTATATGGATAAGCCAAGTCGTGATGGTTCGTCAATTGACTCTGCTGATGAGTACAATAGTGGTTTGGACGTGCACTATTCCAGCGGTGTATTCAATCACTTGTATTACATCTTGGCAAATAAACCAGGTTGGGATTCGCGCAAGGCGTTTGACGTGATGGTGAAAGCAAATATGGATTACTGGACTCCTAACTCAAGCTTTGATGAAGGTGGATGTGGTGTACTTGCTGCAGCAAGAGACTATAACTACTCTTTAGAAGACGTAAAAGCGTCTCTTGGGGAAGTTGCAGTAAAATATGATTTCTGCAATTTAACCACGCCCTCTAAATAA
- a CDS encoding alpha/beta fold hydrolase yields the protein MNTFTVSIPGFTIAGKAYGDPNLPPMLALHGWLDNANSFDLLAPYLEKHFYLLAVDLPGHGHSSHLPEGCYYHFSDGIFTTLAIIKALQFRQVHLLGHSMGACLASLIAGVAPEAILSLILIEGLGPYSKPEEACREQLAQYLHHTSQKEKEPRPYYSLMLAAQARSKRGYLSLEHAHILCERGTRKENNAIYWRHDRRLLTPTPLRMTEKQILSCLSNITAKSCLIWGKESSVFDDYDMETRIKSVAHLNVYYLQGGHHVHMEHPEALAKCLTQFYELT from the coding sequence ATGAATACATTTACTGTTTCAATTCCAGGATTTACGATTGCTGGCAAAGCCTATGGCGACCCCAATTTGCCGCCTATGCTTGCGCTTCATGGTTGGCTGGACAACGCAAATTCTTTTGATCTATTAGCACCTTATCTTGAGAAGCATTTTTATTTATTGGCTGTTGATTTACCTGGTCATGGTCATTCGTCGCATTTACCTGAGGGTTGCTACTATCATTTCAGCGATGGTATTTTTACCACGTTAGCAATTATTAAAGCTCTGCAATTTCGACAAGTACATTTGTTAGGCCATTCCATGGGCGCATGTCTTGCAAGTCTTATTGCAGGTGTAGCACCTGAGGCAATCTTGTCCTTAATTTTGATTGAAGGCTTAGGTCCTTATTCAAAACCCGAGGAAGCTTGCCGTGAACAACTGGCACAATACCTCCATCATACGAGCCAAAAAGAAAAAGAACCCAGACCCTATTACTCGCTTATGCTAGCAGCTCAGGCACGGTCTAAAAGAGGTTATTTGTCGTTAGAACATGCACACATTCTTTGTGAAAGAGGAACACGTAAAGAAAATAATGCTATATACTGGCGTCACGATAGGCGCCTTTTAACCCCAACGCCATTAAGAATGACAGAAAAACAGATCCTTTCTTGCTTATCCAATATTACCGCCAAGAGTTGCCTCATATGGGGAAAAGAGAGTTCTGTTTTCGATGACTATGATATGGAAACACGAATCAAATCCGTTGCCCATTTAAACGTTTATTATTTGCAAGGGGGACATCATGTTCATATGGAACATCCTGAGGCACTAGCCAAATGTTTAACTCAGTTTTACGAGCTGACTTAA
- a CDS encoding endonuclease/exonuclease/phosphatase family protein produces the protein MQSKKRSLSLITYNIHKGFSLGKIRFLLPEMREALSGLNPDFVFLQEVQGEHRRREKRIDAWPDLPQFEYIAEKIWPHYLYAKNAVYTSGHHGNAILSKFAFEEFENINLSSMNRASRSILHGQIKIAEDAPTIHLLCVHLGLFKAERASQCKALMERINAVVPENEPLLMAGDFNDWRHHLSKPLEEELGIHEAFFRMEGQHARSFPAIKPAFCVDRIYFRGMEVADVQCLRGKPWRLLSDHVPLLARFEF, from the coding sequence ATGCAATCAAAAAAACGTAGCTTGTCCTTGATTACTTACAATATTCATAAGGGCTTTAGCTTAGGTAAAATTCGTTTTCTCTTGCCAGAAATGCGGGAAGCATTATCAGGGCTCAATCCCGATTTTGTCTTTCTACAAGAGGTGCAGGGTGAGCATCGTCGTCGCGAGAAACGTATTGATGCGTGGCCTGATCTACCGCAATTTGAATACATTGCTGAAAAAATATGGCCTCATTACTTGTACGCAAAAAATGCAGTATATACCTCAGGTCATCATGGTAATGCCATTCTAAGTAAATTTGCCTTTGAAGAGTTTGAAAATATCAATTTATCATCAATGAACAGGGCCTCTCGCAGCATTCTTCATGGACAAATAAAGATAGCGGAGGATGCACCGACTATCCATTTACTTTGTGTGCATCTTGGTTTGTTTAAAGCAGAGCGTGCATCTCAATGCAAGGCCCTGATGGAGCGAATTAATGCAGTGGTTCCTGAGAATGAACCGCTATTGATGGCTGGAGATTTTAATGACTGGCGTCATCATCTTTCTAAACCTTTAGAAGAGGAGTTAGGTATACACGAAGCCTTTTTTAGGATGGAAGGGCAGCATGCGCGCTCTTTTCCTGCTATAAAGCCAGCATTTTGCGTGGATAGAATATATTTCAGAGGGATGGAGGTTGCTGATGTGCAATGCCTACGAGGCAAGCCATGGCGTTTATTATCCGATCATGTTCCACTTTTGGCACGGTTTGAATTTTAA